One window from the genome of Malus domestica chromosome 01, GDT2T_hap1 encodes:
- the LOC103427724 gene encoding calcium-binding protein CP1-like — MSAADSDNDGFVQYEEFERVLACGDRAKSSGVMDDVFKVMDKDDDGKLSHEDMKNYMSSAGFVVTDEDIKAMIKLGGGDENQGVTYAGLLKILVVDQVSEAS; from the coding sequence ATGTCTGCCGCTGATTCCGACAACGACGGGTTCGTCCAGTATGAGGAGTTCGAGCGCGTCTTGGCTTGCGGCGACAGGGCAAAAAGCTCGGGAGTGATGGATGACGTGTTTAAGGTGATGGACAAGGACGACGACGGGAAACTCAGCCACGAGGACATGAAGAATTACATGAGCAGCGCCGGCTTCGTCGTCACCGATGAAGATATCAAGGCCATGATTAAACTAGGCGGCGGCGATGAGAACCAAGGCGTGACGTATGCTGGCTTGCTTAAGATCCTGGTCGTTGATCAAGTCAGCGAAGCGTCTTGA
- the LOC103433849 gene encoding CBL-interacting serine/threonine-protein kinase 9-like isoform X4: MLPRCLRSWQAKLRSTLFSSLLMGAKNGRLKEDEARRYFQQLINAVDYCHSRGVYHRDLKPENLLLDSYGVLKISDFGLSTFEQQVREDGLLHTACGTPNYVAPEVLNNKGYDGTSADIWSCGVILFVLMAGYLPFDEPSLIALYQKICKAEFSCPGWFSSGAKKMIQRILDPNPVTRTTIPEILENEWFKEGYKPAQFKVEEDVNLDDVDAVFGNSNEKLVTERKEKPVSMNAFELISSSNSFNLENLFEKQMGLVKRETRFTSQRPANEIMNKIEEAAKPLGFNVHKRDYKMKLQGDKHGRKGHLSVATEVFEMAPSVHMVELRKTGGDTLEFHKFYKTFSSGLQDIVWKSEETTEESRA; this comes from the exons ATGTTACCCAGATGTTTGAG GTCATGGCAAGCAAAACTAAGATCTACATTGTTCTCGAGTTTGTTGATGGGG GCCAAAAATGGGAGACTGAAAGAGGATGAGGCCAGGAGATATTTCCAACAGCTCATTAATGCTGTTGATTACTGCCATAGTAGAGGCGTGTACCATCGAGATTTGAAG CCCGAAAACCTTCTTCTGGATTCATATGGTGTCCTGAAGATTTCAGACTTTGGTCTCAGTACATTTGAACAGCAAGTGCGG GAAGATGGCCTTCTTCATACTGCCTGTGGGACTCCGAATTATGTTGCTCCTGAG GTGCTAAACAATAAAGGTTATGATGGCACATCAGCTGATATTTGGTCTTGCGGGGTCATTCTCTTTGTACTCATGGCTGGTTACCTGCCTTTTGATGAACCAAGTCTTATAGCGCTGTACCAAAAA ATCTGCAAAGCTGAATTTTCATGTCCAGGATGGTTTTCATCCGGTGCAAAGAAAATGATTCAGCGCATACTTGATCCAAACCCTGTAACG CGGACCACAATTCCTGAGATCTTAGAAAATGAATGGTTTAAGGAAGGGTACAAGCCAGCACAGTTCAAAGTGGAAGAGGATGTAAATCTAGATGATGTAGATGCTGTTTTCGGCAACTCAAAC GAAAAATTAGTAACGGAAAGGAAAGAGAAACCTGTATCAATGAATGCTTTTGAGCTTATTTCTAGCTCAAACAGTTTCAACCTGGAAAATTTATTTGAGAAGCAAATG GGTCTTGTGAAACGAGAAACCCGATTTACTTCCCAACGCCCTGCAAATGAAATCATGAACAAAATTGAGGAAGCTGCAAAGCCTTTGGGCTTTAATGTTCACAAGAGAGACTACAAG ATGAAGTTGCAAGGAGACAAGCATGGCAGAAAGGGCCACCTCTCCGTAGCTACTGAG GTGTTCGAGATGGCCCCCTCCGTGCACATGGTAGAGCTCCGAAAAACTGGTGGTGACACACTAGAGTTTCACAAG TTCTACAAAACTTTCTCATCGGGTTTACAAGATATAGTGTGGAAATCTGAAGAAACTACTGAAGAATCAAG gGCATAA
- the LOC103427677 gene encoding 3-ketoacyl-CoA synthase 1-like: MDAASVHPRSSTDNSSSINMDKERLTAEMAFKDSSSAVIKIRQHLPDFLQSVKLKYVKLGYGYTVNAATIILFLLILPLFVSVIIQLTGLELERITELWTNQAVWLESIDAATRFTGSGVLLFFFGLYWAKRSRPVYLVDFSCYKPEDERKMSVESFLKMTEDNGAFAPDTVNFQTRISNRSGLGDETYLPRGITSNPPQLSMEQARSEAESVMFGALDSLFEKTGIKPNQIDILIVNCSLFNPTPSLSSMIVNHYKLKTDIKSYNLGGMGCSAGLISIDLAKDLLKANPNSYAVVVSTENITLNWYFGNDKSMLLCNCIFRMGGAAVLLSNKNRDRFRSKYELIHTVRTHKGADDKNYKCVYQREDDKGTVGVSLARELMAVAGDALKTNITTLGPLVLPFTEQVLFFITLIRKKVFKAKVKPYIPDFKLAFEHFCIHAGGRAVLDELEKNLQLTEWHMEPSRMTLHRFGNTSSSSLWYELSYAEAKGRVGRGDRVWQIAFGSGFKCNSAVWRALRPISVGDGLGNPWMDSIDKYPVKVPMA, encoded by the coding sequence ATGGATGCTGCTTCTGTTCATCCTAGAAGTAGTACTGATAACAGTAGTAGTATAAACATGGACAAGGAGAGATTGACGGCGGAGATGGCGTTCAAGGACTCGTCCTCCGCCGTCATCAAAATCCGGCAGCACCTGCCGGACTTCTTACAGTCCGTCAAGCTCAAGTACGTCAAGCTTGGGTATGGCTATACCGTTAACGCAGCCACCATTATTTTGTTCCTCCTCATTTTACCGCTCTTCGTCTCCGTAATAATCCAGCTCACCGGTCTGGAGCTGGAACGGATCACCGAGCTCTGGACCAACCAGGCCGTCTGGCTCGAAAGCATCGACGCCGCCACCAGGTTCACCGGTTCAGGGgtccttctcttcttctttggcCTCTACTGGGCCAAGAGGTCTAGACCGGTCTACCTCGTCGACTTCTCATGCTACAAACCGGAAGACGAACGCAAAATGTCCGTCGAGTCGTTTCTAAAAATGACGGAAGACAACGGCGCATTTGCTCCGGACACGGTTAACTTCCAGACCCGCATTTCGAACCGGTCCGGTCTAGGCGACGAGACGTACTTGCCTCGCGGAATCACCTCCAACCCGCCACAGCTGTCAATGGAGCAAGCCCGGTCCGAGGCCGAGTCGGTCATGTTCGGCGCGCTCGACTCACTCTTCGAAAAAACCGGAAtcaaaccgaaccaaatcgACATCCTCATCGTTAACTGCAGCCTGTTCAACCCGACGCCGTCACTGTCCTCCATGATCGTCAACCACTACAAGCTCAAAACCGACATTAAATCCTACAACCTCGGCGGCATGGGCTGTAGCGCCGGACTGATCTCCATCGACCTAGCCAAGGACCTCCTCAAAGCAAACCCCAACTCCTACGCCGTCGTAGTCAGCACCGAAAACATAACCTTAAACTGGTACTTCGGAAACGACAAATCCATGCTCCTCTGCAACTGTATTTTCCGAATGGGCGGGGCCGCGGTTCTCCTATCAAACAAAAACCGCGACCGCTTCCGGTCCAAGTACGAGCTCATACACACCGTCCGGACCCATAAGGGCGCCGACGACAAGAACTACAAGTGCGTTTACCAGCGGGAAGACGACAAAGGCACTGTCGGCGTTTCGCTGGCGCGTGAGCTCATGGCCGTGGCGGGCGACGCGTTGAAAACGAACATAACGACGCTTGGCCCACTCGTCCTGCCGTTTACCGAACAAGTGTTGTTTTTCATAACGCTGATTCGGAAGAAGGTTTTCAAGGCGAAGGTCAAGCCGTACATTCCGGACTTTAAGCTCGCGTTCGAGCACTTCTGCATCCACGCGGGCGGACGCGCCGTcctggacgagttggagaagaaTCTTCAACTCACTGAGTGGCACATGGAGCCGTCGCGGATGACGTTGCACCGGTTCGGCAACACGTCGAGCAGTTCGCTGTGGTACGAGCTGTCGTACGCGGAGGCAAAGGGTCGGGTTGGGAGGGGCGATCGGGTTTGGCAGATCGCGTTTGGGTCGGGTTTTAAGTGTAACAGCGCGGTTTGGCGGGCCCTCCGGCCGATTTCGGTCGGGGACGGGTTGGGTAATCCGTGGATGGACTCGATTGATAAGTACCCGGTCAAAGTCCCGATGGCTTAG
- the LOC103433849 gene encoding CBL-interacting serine/threonine-protein kinase 9-like isoform X2: MSVKGPRMRTRLGKYELGKTLGEGTFAKVKFAKNMETGQCVAIKIVHREQVLRNKMIEHIKREISTMKLIKHPNVTQMFEVMASKTKIYIVLEFVDGGELFDEIAKNGRLKEDEARRYFQQLINAVDYCHSRGVYHRDLKPENLLLDSYGVLKISDFGLSTFEQQVREDGLLHTACGTPNYVAPEVLNNKGYDGTSADIWSCGVILFVLMAGYLPFDEPSLIALYQKICKAEFSCPGWFSSGAKKMIQRILDPNPVTRTTIPEILENEWFKEGYKPAQFKVEEDVNLDDVDAVFGNSNEKLVTERKEKPVSMNAFELISSSNSFNLENLFEKQMGLVKRETRFTSQRPANEIMNKIEEAAKPLGFNVHKRDYKMKLQGDKHGRKGHLSVATEVFEMAPSVHMVELRKTGGDTLEFHKFYKTFSSGLQDIVWKSEETTEESRA, encoded by the exons ATGAGCGTGAAGGGGCCGAGGATGAGGACCCGCTTGGGGAAGTACGAGCTGGGGAAAACGCTGGGAGAGGGAACGTTTGCGAAGGTGAAGTTCGCCAAGAACATGGAGACCGGGCAGTGCGTCGCCATTAAAATCGTCCACCGTGAGCAAGTCCTCAGAAACAAGATGATCGAACAC ATAAAAAGAGAGATATCAACAATGAAGCTGATCAAACACCCAAATGTTACCCAGATGTTTGAG GTCATGGCAAGCAAAACTAAGATCTACATTGTTCTCGAGTTTGTTGATGGGGGTGAGCTCTTTGACGAAATA GCCAAAAATGGGAGACTGAAAGAGGATGAGGCCAGGAGATATTTCCAACAGCTCATTAATGCTGTTGATTACTGCCATAGTAGAGGCGTGTACCATCGAGATTTGAAG CCCGAAAACCTTCTTCTGGATTCATATGGTGTCCTGAAGATTTCAGACTTTGGTCTCAGTACATTTGAACAGCAAGTGCGG GAAGATGGCCTTCTTCATACTGCCTGTGGGACTCCGAATTATGTTGCTCCTGAG GTGCTAAACAATAAAGGTTATGATGGCACATCAGCTGATATTTGGTCTTGCGGGGTCATTCTCTTTGTACTCATGGCTGGTTACCTGCCTTTTGATGAACCAAGTCTTATAGCGCTGTACCAAAAA ATCTGCAAAGCTGAATTTTCATGTCCAGGATGGTTTTCATCCGGTGCAAAGAAAATGATTCAGCGCATACTTGATCCAAACCCTGTAACG CGGACCACAATTCCTGAGATCTTAGAAAATGAATGGTTTAAGGAAGGGTACAAGCCAGCACAGTTCAAAGTGGAAGAGGATGTAAATCTAGATGATGTAGATGCTGTTTTCGGCAACTCAAAC GAAAAATTAGTAACGGAAAGGAAAGAGAAACCTGTATCAATGAATGCTTTTGAGCTTATTTCTAGCTCAAACAGTTTCAACCTGGAAAATTTATTTGAGAAGCAAATG GGTCTTGTGAAACGAGAAACCCGATTTACTTCCCAACGCCCTGCAAATGAAATCATGAACAAAATTGAGGAAGCTGCAAAGCCTTTGGGCTTTAATGTTCACAAGAGAGACTACAAG ATGAAGTTGCAAGGAGACAAGCATGGCAGAAAGGGCCACCTCTCCGTAGCTACTGAG GTGTTCGAGATGGCCCCCTCCGTGCACATGGTAGAGCTCCGAAAAACTGGTGGTGACACACTAGAGTTTCACAAG TTCTACAAAACTTTCTCATCGGGTTTACAAGATATAGTGTGGAAATCTGAAGAAACTACTGAAGAATCAAG gGCATAA
- the LOC103433849 gene encoding CBL-interacting serine/threonine-protein kinase 9-like (The RefSeq protein has 1 substitution compared to this genomic sequence) translates to MSVKGPRMRTRLGKYELGKTLGEGTFAKVKFAKNMETGQCVAIKIVHREQVLRNKMIEHIKREISTMKLIKHPNVTQMFEVMASKTKIYIVLEFVDGGELFDEIAKNGRLKEDEARRYFQQLINAVDYCHSRGVYHRDLKPENLLLDSYGVLKISDFGLSTFEQQVREDGLLHTACGTPNYVAPEAFTSDLMKTSYCITVLNNKGYDGTSADIWSCGVILFVLMAGYLPFDEPSLIALYQKICKAEFSCPGWFSSGAKKMIQRILDPNPVTRTTIPEILENEWFKEGYKPAQFKVEEDVNLDDVDAVFGNSNEKLVTERKEKPVSMNAFELISSSNSFNLENLFEKQMGLVKRETRFTSQRPANEIMNKIEEAAKPLGFNVHKRDYKMKLQGDKHGRKGHLSVATEVFEMAPSVHMVELRKTGGDTLEFHKFYKTFSSGLQEIVWKSEETTEESR, encoded by the exons ATGAGCGTGAAGGGGCCGAGGATGAGGACCCGCTTGGGGAAGTACGAGCTGGGGAAAACGCTGGGAGAGGGAACGTTTGCGAAGGTGAAGTTCGCCAAGAACATGGAGACCGGGCAGTGCGTCGCCATTAAAATCGTCCACCGTGAGCAAGTCCTCAGAAACAAGATGATCGAACAC ATAAAAAGAGAGATATCAACAATGAAGCTGATCAAACACCCAAATGTTACCCAGATGTTTGAG GTCATGGCAAGCAAAACTAAGATCTACATTGTTCTCGAGTTTGTTGATGGGGGTGAGCTCTTTGACGAAATA GCCAAAAATGGGAGACTGAAAGAGGATGAGGCCAGGAGATATTTCCAACAGCTCATTAATGCTGTTGATTACTGCCATAGTAGAGGCGTGTACCATCGAGATTTGAAG CCCGAAAACCTTCTTCTGGATTCATATGGTGTCCTGAAGATTTCAGACTTTGGTCTCAGTACATTTGAACAGCAAGTGCGG GAAGATGGCCTTCTTCATACTGCCTGTGGGACTCCGAATTATGTTGCTCCTGAGGCATTCACTTCTGACCTTATGAAAACAAGTTATTGCATTACT GTGCTAAACAATAAAGGTTATGATGGCACATCAGCTGATATTTGGTCTTGCGGGGTCATTCTCTTTGTACTCATGGCTGGTTACCTGCCTTTTGATGAACCAAGTCTTATAGCGCTGTACCAAAAA ATCTGCAAAGCTGAATTTTCATGTCCAGGATGGTTTTCATCCGGTGCAAAGAAAATGATTCAGCGCATACTTGATCCAAACCCTGTAACG CGGACCACAATTCCTGAGATCTTAGAAAATGAATGGTTTAAGGAAGGGTACAAGCCAGCACAGTTCAAAGTGGAAGAGGATGTAAATCTAGATGATGTAGATGCTGTTTTCGGCAACTCAAAC GAAAAATTAGTAACGGAAAGGAAAGAGAAACCTGTATCAATGAATGCTTTTGAGCTTATTTCTAGCTCAAACAGTTTCAACCTGGAAAATTTATTTGAGAAGCAAATG GGTCTTGTGAAACGAGAAACCCGATTTACTTCCCAACGCCCTGCAAATGAAATCATGAACAAAATTGAGGAAGCTGCAAAGCCTTTGGGCTTTAATGTTCACAAGAGAGACTACAAG ATGAAGTTGCAAGGAGACAAGCATGGCAGAAAGGGCCACCTCTCCGTAGCTACTGAG GTGTTCGAGATGGCCCCCTCCGTGCACATGGTAGAGCTCCGAAAAACTGGTGGTGACACACTAGAGTTTCACAAG TTCTACAAAACTTTCTCATCGGGTTTACAAGATATAGTGTGGAAATCTGAAGAAACTACTGAAGAATCAAGGtga
- the LOC103433849 gene encoding CBL-interacting serine/threonine-protein kinase 9-like isoform X3 yields MLPRCLRSWQAKLRSTLFSSLLMGAKNGRLKEDEARRYFQQLINAVDYCHSRGVYHRDLKPENLLLDSYGVLKISDFGLSTFEQQVREDGLLHTACGTPNYVAPEVLNNKGYDGTSADIWSCGVILFVLMAGYLPFDEPSLIALYQKICKAEFSCPGWFSSGAKKMIQRILDPNPVTRTTIPEILENEWFKEGYKPAQFKVEEDVNLDDVDAVFGNSNEKLVTERKEKPVSMNAFELISSSNSFNLENLFEKQMGLVKRETRFTSQRPANEIMNKIEEAAKPLGFNVHKRDYKMKLQGDKHGRKGHLSVATEVFEMAPSVHMVELRKTGGDTLEFHKFYKTFSSGLQDIVWKSEETTEESRSETYTNA; encoded by the exons ATGTTACCCAGATGTTTGAG GTCATGGCAAGCAAAACTAAGATCTACATTGTTCTCGAGTTTGTTGATGGGG GCCAAAAATGGGAGACTGAAAGAGGATGAGGCCAGGAGATATTTCCAACAGCTCATTAATGCTGTTGATTACTGCCATAGTAGAGGCGTGTACCATCGAGATTTGAAG CCCGAAAACCTTCTTCTGGATTCATATGGTGTCCTGAAGATTTCAGACTTTGGTCTCAGTACATTTGAACAGCAAGTGCGG GAAGATGGCCTTCTTCATACTGCCTGTGGGACTCCGAATTATGTTGCTCCTGAG GTGCTAAACAATAAAGGTTATGATGGCACATCAGCTGATATTTGGTCTTGCGGGGTCATTCTCTTTGTACTCATGGCTGGTTACCTGCCTTTTGATGAACCAAGTCTTATAGCGCTGTACCAAAAA ATCTGCAAAGCTGAATTTTCATGTCCAGGATGGTTTTCATCCGGTGCAAAGAAAATGATTCAGCGCATACTTGATCCAAACCCTGTAACG CGGACCACAATTCCTGAGATCTTAGAAAATGAATGGTTTAAGGAAGGGTACAAGCCAGCACAGTTCAAAGTGGAAGAGGATGTAAATCTAGATGATGTAGATGCTGTTTTCGGCAACTCAAAC GAAAAATTAGTAACGGAAAGGAAAGAGAAACCTGTATCAATGAATGCTTTTGAGCTTATTTCTAGCTCAAACAGTTTCAACCTGGAAAATTTATTTGAGAAGCAAATG GGTCTTGTGAAACGAGAAACCCGATTTACTTCCCAACGCCCTGCAAATGAAATCATGAACAAAATTGAGGAAGCTGCAAAGCCTTTGGGCTTTAATGTTCACAAGAGAGACTACAAG ATGAAGTTGCAAGGAGACAAGCATGGCAGAAAGGGCCACCTCTCCGTAGCTACTGAG GTGTTCGAGATGGCCCCCTCCGTGCACATGGTAGAGCTCCGAAAAACTGGTGGTGACACACTAGAGTTTCACAAG TTCTACAAAACTTTCTCATCGGGTTTACAAGATATAGTGTGGAAATCTGAAGAAACTACTGAAGAATCAAG GTCTGAGACCTATACAAATGCATAA
- the LOC103433849 gene encoding CBL-interacting serine/threonine-protein kinase 9-like isoform X1, translating to MSVKGPRMRTRLGKYELGKTLGEGTFAKVKFAKNMETGQCVAIKIVHREQVLRNKMIEHIKREISTMKLIKHPNVTQMFEVMASKTKIYIVLEFVDGGELFDEIAKNGRLKEDEARRYFQQLINAVDYCHSRGVYHRDLKPENLLLDSYGVLKISDFGLSTFEQQVREDGLLHTACGTPNYVAPEVLNNKGYDGTSADIWSCGVILFVLMAGYLPFDEPSLIALYQKICKAEFSCPGWFSSGAKKMIQRILDPNPVTRTTIPEILENEWFKEGYKPAQFKVEEDVNLDDVDAVFGNSNEKLVTERKEKPVSMNAFELISSSNSFNLENLFEKQMGLVKRETRFTSQRPANEIMNKIEEAAKPLGFNVHKRDYKMKLQGDKHGRKGHLSVATEVFEMAPSVHMVELRKTGGDTLEFHKFYKTFSSGLQDIVWKSEETTEESRSETYTNA from the exons ATGAGCGTGAAGGGGCCGAGGATGAGGACCCGCTTGGGGAAGTACGAGCTGGGGAAAACGCTGGGAGAGGGAACGTTTGCGAAGGTGAAGTTCGCCAAGAACATGGAGACCGGGCAGTGCGTCGCCATTAAAATCGTCCACCGTGAGCAAGTCCTCAGAAACAAGATGATCGAACAC ATAAAAAGAGAGATATCAACAATGAAGCTGATCAAACACCCAAATGTTACCCAGATGTTTGAG GTCATGGCAAGCAAAACTAAGATCTACATTGTTCTCGAGTTTGTTGATGGGGGTGAGCTCTTTGACGAAATA GCCAAAAATGGGAGACTGAAAGAGGATGAGGCCAGGAGATATTTCCAACAGCTCATTAATGCTGTTGATTACTGCCATAGTAGAGGCGTGTACCATCGAGATTTGAAG CCCGAAAACCTTCTTCTGGATTCATATGGTGTCCTGAAGATTTCAGACTTTGGTCTCAGTACATTTGAACAGCAAGTGCGG GAAGATGGCCTTCTTCATACTGCCTGTGGGACTCCGAATTATGTTGCTCCTGAG GTGCTAAACAATAAAGGTTATGATGGCACATCAGCTGATATTTGGTCTTGCGGGGTCATTCTCTTTGTACTCATGGCTGGTTACCTGCCTTTTGATGAACCAAGTCTTATAGCGCTGTACCAAAAA ATCTGCAAAGCTGAATTTTCATGTCCAGGATGGTTTTCATCCGGTGCAAAGAAAATGATTCAGCGCATACTTGATCCAAACCCTGTAACG CGGACCACAATTCCTGAGATCTTAGAAAATGAATGGTTTAAGGAAGGGTACAAGCCAGCACAGTTCAAAGTGGAAGAGGATGTAAATCTAGATGATGTAGATGCTGTTTTCGGCAACTCAAAC GAAAAATTAGTAACGGAAAGGAAAGAGAAACCTGTATCAATGAATGCTTTTGAGCTTATTTCTAGCTCAAACAGTTTCAACCTGGAAAATTTATTTGAGAAGCAAATG GGTCTTGTGAAACGAGAAACCCGATTTACTTCCCAACGCCCTGCAAATGAAATCATGAACAAAATTGAGGAAGCTGCAAAGCCTTTGGGCTTTAATGTTCACAAGAGAGACTACAAG ATGAAGTTGCAAGGAGACAAGCATGGCAGAAAGGGCCACCTCTCCGTAGCTACTGAG GTGTTCGAGATGGCCCCCTCCGTGCACATGGTAGAGCTCCGAAAAACTGGTGGTGACACACTAGAGTTTCACAAG TTCTACAAAACTTTCTCATCGGGTTTACAAGATATAGTGTGGAAATCTGAAGAAACTACTGAAGAATCAAG GTCTGAGACCTATACAAATGCATAA